TAGAATTTTTCCATCCATTTTTCCTCCACTTTTCATACCATTTTTGGTTTATACAATTACAAAGATAAGCAGAATCTGTATATACTTCTACAGGTATATCCTTGCGTTTAAGAGCTTTAAGTGCTTCGATACATGCCTTTAATTCCATTCTGTTGTTAGTTGTATTGAACTCTCCACCATAAATTTCTTTCCTATAATCTTTATATATTAATACAGCACCGTATCCACCTTTATTCTCATTATTTTGATTACCTGAACAGGCTCCATCTGTATATA
This genomic window from Caldisalinibacter kiritimatiensis contains:
- the rnhA gene encoding ribonuclease HI, with protein sequence MDKIIIYTDGACSGNQNNENKGGYGAVLIYKDYRKEIYGGEFNTTNNRMELKACIEALKALKRKDIPVEVYTDSAYLCNCINQKWYEKWRKNGWKNSKKDPVENKDMWQELLELVESFKNIKFFKVKGHAGIELNELADALANKGMDSLHEEQL